The following are from one region of the Oceanotoga teriensis genome:
- the xth gene encoding exodeoxyribonuclease III, translating to MKLISWNVNGIRAIYKKNLLDFIKKYEPDILSIQEIKAMEDQLPKKLINFGDYKKYFFSAERKGYSGVSTFTKKEPKNIKFGMDNKIFDSEGRTLITEFDNFSLFNIYFPNGKANDERLKYKMDFYYYLLDYLEEYKKTQPNIIICGDVNTAHKEIDLARPKENSNTSGFLIEEREWIDKLLESGFLDAFRVFNKKEDQYSWWDYKTKARERNVGWRIDYFFISETIKNNLKNAYHLDEIMGSDHCPIGIEIEI from the coding sequence ATGAAACTGATATCTTGGAATGTAAATGGTATTAGAGCTATATATAAAAAAAATTTATTGGACTTTATTAAAAAATATGAGCCAGATATTTTATCCATACAAGAAATAAAAGCTATGGAAGATCAATTACCAAAAAAACTCATAAATTTTGGTGATTACAAAAAATATTTTTTCTCTGCCGAAAGGAAAGGATATAGTGGAGTATCAACTTTTACAAAAAAAGAACCTAAAAATATAAAATTTGGAATGGATAATAAAATATTTGATTCTGAAGGAAGAACTTTAATAACAGAATTTGACAATTTTTCATTATTCAATATATACTTTCCAAATGGAAAAGCAAATGATGAAAGACTGAAATATAAAATGGATTTTTATTATTATTTGTTAGATTATTTAGAAGAATATAAAAAAACTCAACCAAATATAATAATATGTGGAGATGTAAATACCGCACATAAAGAAATAGATTTAGCAAGGCCCAAAGAAAATAGTAACACTTCAGGGTTTCTTATAGAAGAAAGAGAATGGATAGATAAACTTTTAGAAAGTGGTTTTTTAGATGCTTTTAGAGTTTTTAATAAAAAAGAAGATCAATACTCTTGGTGGGATTATAAAACAAAAGCAAGAGAAAGAAATGTTGGTTGGAGAATAGATTATTTTTTTATAAGCGAAACTATAAAAAATAATCTAAAAAACGCTTATCATTTAGATGAAATAATGGGATCAGATCATTGTCCAATTGGTATCGAAATAGAGATATAG
- a CDS encoding HAD family hydrolase, translating into MFKYTVFFDMDKTLLTKNSGPLYFKYLLKTGQIKFKEYTKLLYMPIFYYLGIYELEDITSKLSNDFVGESKKKVYDRTDKWFKEYGINFIRKSMILEVEKHRERGAKLILLSASPENVCHPVFEYFNLHEKICTRLIYEEDRFIGVEETSCYGEEKVRRVKEYMDKNHVDLEKAFFYSDSISDLPFLKIVGNPICVSPDKKLKKYSEKNSWDIIEI; encoded by the coding sequence ATGTTTAAATATACTGTTTTTTTTGATATGGATAAAACTTTGTTAACTAAGAATAGTGGTCCTTTATACTTTAAGTATTTATTAAAAACTGGACAAATAAAATTTAAGGAATATACTAAACTTTTATATATGCCTATTTTTTATTATCTTGGAATATATGAACTCGAGGACATAACTTCTAAACTGTCCAATGATTTTGTGGGAGAAAGTAAGAAAAAAGTTTATGATAGGACTGATAAATGGTTTAAAGAATATGGCATTAATTTTATAAGAAAAAGTATGATTTTAGAAGTTGAAAAACATAGAGAAAGAGGGGCTAAATTAATCTTACTTTCGGCATCTCCTGAAAATGTTTGTCATCCAGTTTTTGAATATTTTAATTTACATGAAAAAATTTGCACTCGATTGATCTATGAAGAAGATAGATTTATAGGCGTTGAAGAAACTAGCTGTTATGGAGAAGAGAAGGTAAGACGTGTTAAAGAGTATATGGATAAAAATCATGTAGATCTTGAAAAGGCTTTTTTTTATTCGGATTCTATTTCAGATTTACCTTTTTTAAAGATAGTAGGAAATCCTATATGTGTTTCGCCAGATAAAAAATTAAAAAAATATAGTGAAAAAAATAGTTGGGATATAATAGAGATATAG